One segment of Streptosporangium brasiliense DNA contains the following:
- a CDS encoding STAS domain-containing protein, with protein sequence MSTAVHVTAVSDGTVELEHVSLLALTGELDYTNAERLQHDLQELLGTQSCDLVIDLSGLAFCDSTGIQIFLAIRKLVHGRGASITLAQLHPRLERLFHLTGLTHAFDIQPTVGDAVEALRSRQSS encoded by the coding sequence GTGAGCACTGCCGTCCATGTCACCGCCGTATCCGACGGCACCGTGGAGCTGGAACATGTGTCCCTGCTGGCACTGACCGGTGAGCTCGACTACACCAACGCCGAGCGGCTCCAGCACGATCTCCAGGAGTTGCTCGGCACGCAGTCGTGCGATCTCGTCATCGATCTGAGCGGTCTGGCCTTCTGCGACTCCACCGGGATCCAGATATTCCTGGCCATCCGGAAGCTCGTCCACGGCCGTGGGGCCAGCATCACCCTGGCGCAGCTGCACCCCCGCCTGGAGCGGCTCTTCCATCTGACCGGGCTCACCCACGCCTTCGACATCCAGCCGACCGTCGGCGACGCCGTCGAGGCCCTGCGGTCACGGCAGTCGTCGTAG
- a CDS encoding ATP-binding protein → MTGDHGQHWPIDDDLTALRQRLLHHAAQAGMRGERLDDLLLAVNEAVINVLEHGGGKGTLSIWHNDTCITVEVVDPAGTLAPRDIPPERPTGTVRGFGLWLMNELCDEFAIQQAEGESRVRLRMFLHPSPAR, encoded by the coding sequence GTGACCGGCGACCACGGCCAGCACTGGCCGATCGACGACGATCTCACCGCTCTGCGTCAGCGTCTCCTTCACCACGCGGCCCAGGCCGGTATGCGCGGCGAGCGTCTGGACGACCTGCTTCTCGCCGTCAACGAGGCCGTCATCAACGTCCTGGAGCACGGCGGCGGCAAGGGCACGCTGAGCATCTGGCACAACGACACCTGCATCACCGTCGAGGTCGTCGACCCCGCGGGCACCCTGGCCCCCCGGGACATCCCCCCGGAGCGCCCCACGGGCACCGTGCGGGGCTTCGGCCTGTGGCTGATGAACGAGCTGTGCGACGAGTTCGCCATCCAGCAGGCCGAAGGGGAGTCACGCGTCCGCCTGCGGATGTTCCTGCACCCCAGCCCCGCCCGGTGA